Proteins encoded together in one Festucalex cinctus isolate MCC-2025b chromosome 8, RoL_Fcin_1.0, whole genome shotgun sequence window:
- the LOC144024095 gene encoding general transcription factor II-I repeat domain-containing protein 2-like translates to MSLSKKRKVDSECRVFKTEWTTKYFFKEVRSKAVCLICQESVAVFKEYNISRHFATKHSNYASKLSAQERAATAERMAANLLSQQKFFHRQTALQESTTKASFLLAFKLAAASKPFSEGEFLKDCMVETAGVLCPESQGKFEKISLSRRTVTRRVELIDEHITSQLNKKAELFQLYSLALDESNDVKDTAQLLIFIRGINDSFEITEEFLTMESLKGTTRGEDLYDKVSAAIEKHKLPWSKLANVTTDGSPNLTGKNVGLLKRIQDKVKEENPEQDVIFLHCIIHQESLCKSVLQLNHVVNPVVKLVNFIRARGLQHRQFITFLEEIDADHQDLLYHSRVRWLSLGKVFQRIWDLKEEICAFLEFNEKSDEFPELRDQKWLCDFAFAVDVFSHLNELNVKLQGKDQFVHDMYKHVTAFKSKLIVFSRQVANTSFTHFATLDTQKEATRYAKKYSKSLDDLHREFSRRFSDFENIDESLQLVSCPFSQDPETVPHEVQLELIDLQSDATLKEKFNTLKLNDFYASLNEATFPNLRRTAQKMLALFGSTYVCEQTFSVMNMNKARHRSRITDQHLGSILRIATTKLTPDFDALTKQGDQQHCSH, encoded by the coding sequence atgagtttatcaaagaaaagaaaagtcgaCAGTGAGTGCCGAGTGTTTAAAACAGAATggacaacaaaatattttttcaaagaaGTCCGATCAAAGGCTGTATGCTTGATATGTCAAGAAAGTGTCGCGGTTTTTAAGGAGTACAATATTAGCCGTCACTTTGCTACGAAGCATTCTAATTATGCCAGCAAGCTGTCGGCGCAAGAACGGGCAGCTACGGCTGAGAGGATGGCAGCCAATTTACTGTCCCAGCAAAAATTTTTTCACCGACAAACTGCGCTTCAGGAGTCAACTACCAAGGCAAGCTTTTTGCTGGCATTCAAATTAGCAGCAGCTAGCAAGCCTTTCTCCGAAGGTGAGTTTTTGAAAGACTGCATGGTGGAGACTGCAGGTGTTCTGTGTCCGGAAAGTCAAGGCAAGTTCGAAAAAATCAGTTTGTCACGTCGGACTGTGACTCGCCGTGTGGAACTAATTGATGAACATATAACTAGCCAgctaaacaaaaaggcagagttATTTCAGTTATATTCACTTGCACTGGATGAAAGTAATGACGTCAAAGACACCGCGCAGCTCCTAATTTTTATCCGAGGAATAAATGACAGCTTTGAGATAACGGAGGAGTTTTTGACCATGGAGTCCCTGAAGGGAACAACGCGGGGAGAGGATTTGTATGACAAGGTGTCTGCTGCAATCGAGAAACATAAACTACCTTGGAGTAAACTTGCCAATGTCACGACGGATGGATCACCAAATTTAACAGGAAAAAACGTTGGGCTGCTGAAACGAATCCAGGATAAAGTAAAAGAGGAAAACCCTGAACAGGATGTTATTTTCCTTCACTGTATCATCCATCAGGAATCACTTTGCAAGTCTGTATTGCAGCTTAACCATGTTGTGAATCCAGTTGTAAAACTTGTGAACTTTATACGCGCAAGGGGACTACAGCATCGTCAGTTCATCACGTTCCTGGAGGAAATTGATGCGGATCATCAGGACTTACTTTACCACTCTCGTGTCCGGTGGTTAAGTTTGGGCAAAGTGTTTCAACGCATTTGGGACCTGAAAGAGGAGATCTGCGCATTTTTAGAGTTCAATGAGAAATCTGACGAATTTCCTGAGCTACGAGACCAGAAATGGCTTTGTGATTTTGCGTTTGCTGTGGACGTATTTTCACACTTGAATGAGCTGAATGTCAAACTGCAGGGGAAAGATCAGTTTGTGCACGACATGTACAAACATGTTACAGCGTTCAAATCTAAGCTCATTGTCTTCTCCAGACAAGTTGCAAACACATCATTCACTCATTTCGCCACACTTGACACTCAGAAAGAGGCGACGCGATACGCAAAGAAATACAGCAAATCACTGGATGACCTGCACAGAGAATTCAGTCGCCGGTTCTCTGATTTTGAAAACATTGATGAGTCACTTCAGCTCGTGTCTTGTCCCTTCTCACAAGACCCTGAAACAGTACCACATGAGGTGCAATTGGAACTGATCGATCTTCAGTCTGACGCCACCTTGAAGGAAAAGTTCAACACTCTTAAACTTAACGACTTTTATGCTTCACTGAACGAAGCCACCTTTCCAAACCTACGGAGGACGGCACAGAAGATGCTGGCCTTGTTTGGCTCGACCTATGTATGTGAGCAGACATTCAGTGTTATGAACATGAACAAAGCCCGTCACAGATCCAGGATAACTGACCAACACCTCGGATCTATCCTGAGAATCGCCACAACAAAACTTACTCCAGACTTTGATGCACTGACAAAACAGGGAGATCAACAACACTGTTCCCACTGA